A segment of the Streptomyces sp. NBC_00513 genome:
CAGGGCGTTCATGAAGAGCGAGCGCACGCCGGCCTGGTCGGGCGGGTCCAGCGACTGCACGCTCAGGCTCGCCGCGGGCACGGTGGCGCCGGTGCGGCGCCGGTCGCGGGCGAAGACGGCGTGGTCGCGCAGGATGGCCGTGCAGTCGGCGTACCGGGTGACCAGCCAGGAGGACATGCCGTCGTGCCAGGACACCGGGGCCTGCTCCCGCAGGGCGGTCAGGGCCGGGTAGGGGTTGTTGAGGGTGGCGGGGTCGAGGGGGTCGTAGGTCAGCACCGGCAGCACGAGCGTCTCCAGGTGGTGTCTCGGGGCGGGATGGCACAGGGGCCCGGGCCCGGCGCTGACGCCGGGCCCGGGCCCCTGTCACGGGGGACACGCGGGTGATCAGTGGTCGTAGGACATGGCGGGGTCACCCCCCTTCGTCCTCGGGATGCGCTGCCCGGTCGGGCTCGCCTCACCAGATTCCGTCCTCACCTGACCCGCCGTCATTGCCACCAGGGCGAGGGGACATTGCGGGGTTCTCGCAATGCGCCAGACGGGCTGTGACGGAGTGGTGTCGCCCTGTCACAGGGGTGGGCTACGGTTGCTGTCCCGATATCCCGCTCCCTCCGGGGGTGCCCATGGCCGCCGCCATCGCCCGCTCACGCCGCGCCGCCATCAAGAAAGAGGCAGCCGGCATCCGGATGCGCTGCCAGCGCGAACGCCTCGACACCGAACAGACCGCCGCCGAGATCCGCCGCGCCCTGCCCGAGGTGCAGCAGTTGGAGGCCTGGCGGCTCGCGCTGGGCTGGTCCCGTGCCGAGACCATCACCCAGGTCAAGGCCCTGTACGTCGCCGACGGGTTGTTACCGCGCAGCCTGTCCGACCCGATGCTGTGCCGGTGGGAACACAACCCCATCGAGCGACCCGACCGCGAGTACACCGTCATGCTCTGCCGCGCCTACGGCGCCACCCCTGCCCAGCTCGGCCTGGGCTTCCTCGAACAAGTCTTTCCGGAGCACGAGTTGTCCACCGTGATCCGGTACGGTCGGCCCGAGACCGACACGTGCAGCGCTGGCGCACGGGAAATGGTGGTGCACATGACCACAGCCGCCGGCCTTCCGGCCGTCCGCGAATCCCTCCAGCTCGCCCTCCTCGCCGACCCCCACGGCAGCACCGAGGTCACCGAGCTGGCGGAGGCGGCCGTCGAGCACTACGCGTTCACCTACCCCAAGCACCCCGCCTACCTCCTGTTCGAGGAAGTACGGGCCGCCCGCGGGCTGCTCACCGACTGCCTGGTCACCGGCCACGTCCACGAGCAGGTCGCGGGCGGACTGCACCGCAACGTCGGCTGGCTCTCGGCCCTGATGGGGAACCTGGCCTTCCACCTCGACGACCACACCGGCGCCCGCGCCCACCTGGCCACTGCCACCACGTACGGCACCCGCACCGGCGACGAACGGCTGACCGCCTGGGCCCTCGGCGCGCAGAGCATGGTCGCCCGCGCCGAGAACCGCTACGAGAACGCCCTGGCCTACGCCGAGCGCGCCGTCGCCCACGCCCCCGCCGGCCTACCGAAAGCACAGGCACACGCCTGGGCGCAGCTGACGTCCCTCGCCGGTCTCGGCCGGGAACAGGAGGCCGACACCGCTCTCGCCTCGGCCGCCCGTGAACTCGAAGCCGACCCGGTGGGGTTCGCCCCAGGTCGGTTCGGGTTCGACGCCGCCGAGTACACCCTCCACCAGGCCGAGTCGGCCATCGCCCTCGGCCACCACAACCGCGCGCGTTCTGCGGCCGAAACGTCCATCGTGGCCACTGCCACGGCCACCCCCGGCTGGGCCGCGGCCACCCTGGTGCTCGCGCAGGCCGAGGCACCCACCCAGCCGGCGGATGCCGCTCAACGAGCCCTGGACGTCCTCGCCCGCGTCCCCGCAGCCCGGCTGCGCTCGACGTCACGCGCCCGTCTCGCCAGTCTCGACAAAGTCCTGGCTGG
Coding sequences within it:
- a CDS encoding Twin-arginine translocation pathway signal; protein product: MAAAIARSRRAAIKKEAAGIRMRCQRERLDTEQTAAEIRRALPEVQQLEAWRLALGWSRAETITQVKALYVADGLLPRSLSDPMLCRWEHNPIERPDREYTVMLCRAYGATPAQLGLGFLEQVFPEHELSTVIRYGRPETDTCSAGAREMVVHMTTAAGLPAVRESLQLALLADPHGSTEVTELAEAAVEHYAFTYPKHPAYLLFEEVRAARGLLTDCLVTGHVHEQVAGGLHRNVGWLSALMGNLAFHLDDHTGARAHLATATTYGTRTGDERLTAWALGAQSMVARAENRYENALAYAERAVAHAPAGLPKAQAHAWAQLTSLAGLGREQEADTALASAARELEADPVGFAPGRFGFDAAEYTLHQAESAIALGHHNRARSAAETSIVATATATPGWAAATLVLAQAEAPTQPADAAQRALDVLARVPAARLRSTSRARLASLDKVLAGVSATGVGDLHERVRVLVPLIDIQGNATT